Proteins found in one Brevibacillus brevis genomic segment:
- a CDS encoding ABC transporter ATP-binding protein yields MQTLRQLSWFFRAYWKRYVIGIAVLFIIDVLMLWPPKLIGDTVDSIRNSSLTDADLTQTVVILLVLGVSLYGLRFLWRYLLNGGALILERTLRERLFAHLTRMTPSFFHRKRSGDLMAVATNDIPAIEQTASTGVLTLVDALFMTLLTLGVMVTAIDWKLTLAALIPMPFLAWSTAYYGRLLHERFYLAQEAFGEMNDHVQQSVSGVRVLRAFVQEKADIEAYRRVSEKTLERNVSVSRIDALFEPTIAIIIGFSFLIGLGYGTYLVFTSAISLGDLVAFNLYLGLLIWPMFAFGWLVNVLQRGGASHKRFTELMVEQPDVTEAANPVTSQIANTVEARHFSFTYPGTDKPALTDISFRLGEGETLGIVGRTGSGKSTLCRALLHQYQMKEHALFIGGIPIEELAFDTLREKIGYVPQEHLLFSRTIAENVTFGKPQATTEEVMHALELAEMKRDLEQFRDGLQTMVGEKGVTLSGGQKQRISIARALLMDAGILILDDSLSAVDARTEESILRHLRQERADKTTIITAHRLSAVQHAQLILVLDEGQIVERGTHDELMQRNGWYAEQYRRQQMEQDVAG; encoded by the coding sequence ATGCAGACACTTCGGCAATTATCTTGGTTTTTCCGCGCCTATTGGAAACGGTACGTCATTGGAATCGCTGTGCTGTTTATCATCGACGTCCTCATGCTTTGGCCGCCGAAATTAATCGGGGACACGGTGGATTCGATTCGCAACAGTTCCCTGACGGACGCTGATTTGACGCAAACAGTGGTCATCTTGCTCGTATTGGGTGTTAGCTTGTATGGATTGCGGTTTCTCTGGCGGTATTTGTTAAATGGAGGAGCTTTAATTCTCGAGAGGACGTTGCGCGAGCGACTTTTTGCCCATTTGACCAGAATGACCCCGTCGTTTTTTCATCGCAAACGCAGTGGTGATCTGATGGCTGTCGCCACCAACGACATTCCTGCCATCGAACAAACGGCGAGTACAGGGGTGCTTACGCTTGTCGATGCGTTGTTCATGACCTTGTTAACACTAGGCGTCATGGTAACAGCAATTGATTGGAAGCTGACGCTGGCTGCACTGATCCCGATGCCGTTTTTGGCTTGGTCAACGGCGTACTATGGAAGACTGCTGCATGAGCGTTTTTACTTGGCGCAGGAAGCCTTCGGAGAGATGAATGATCATGTTCAACAATCCGTATCTGGCGTTCGGGTATTGAGAGCATTTGTTCAGGAAAAGGCCGATATCGAGGCATATCGCCGGGTTAGTGAGAAAACGTTGGAGCGAAATGTGAGCGTTTCGCGGATCGACGCCCTGTTCGAGCCGACGATCGCGATTATTATTGGCTTCAGCTTTTTGATCGGGCTAGGCTATGGGACGTATTTGGTGTTCACCAGCGCCATTTCCTTAGGGGATTTGGTTGCGTTCAATTTATACTTGGGACTTTTAATTTGGCCGATGTTCGCCTTTGGTTGGCTGGTCAATGTGTTGCAGCGCGGTGGCGCATCCCATAAGCGTTTTACAGAGCTAATGGTGGAGCAGCCAGATGTGACAGAGGCAGCGAATCCGGTCACGAGTCAAATAGCCAATACCGTGGAAGCACGCCATTTTTCCTTTACGTATCCGGGCACTGACAAGCCGGCACTCACCGACATCTCGTTTCGTTTGGGTGAAGGAGAGACGCTTGGGATTGTCGGACGGACAGGGAGCGGCAAGTCGACGTTGTGCCGTGCCTTATTGCATCAATATCAGATGAAGGAACATGCCCTGTTTATCGGGGGCATCCCGATTGAAGAACTTGCTTTTGATACGCTGCGGGAAAAAATCGGCTACGTGCCTCAGGAGCATTTGCTGTTCTCACGGACGATTGCAGAAAATGTTACATTCGGAAAACCACAAGCGACGACCGAGGAAGTGATGCATGCGTTGGAGCTTGCGGAGATGAAGAGAGATCTGGAGCAATTCAGAGATGGATTGCAAACCATGGTTGGAGAGAAGGGGGTCACCCTCTCCGGGGGACAAAAACAGCGCATTTCCATTGCACGCGCGCTTTTGATGGATGCGGGTATTCTGATTCTCGACGATTCTTTATCGGCTGTGGACGCGCGGACGGAGGAAAGCATCCTTCGTCATTTGCGACAGGAGCGCGCGGATAAAACGACCATTATTACGGCCCATCGTCTGTCTGCGGTACAGCACGCTCAACTGATTCTCGTGCTGGATGAGGGGCAGATCGTCGAGCGGGGGACACATGATGAGCTGATGCAACGCAACGGCTGGTATGCAGAGCAGTACCGTCGTCAGCAAATGGAACAGGATGTGGCTGGTTGA
- a CDS encoding ABC transporter ATP-binding protein, whose protein sequence is MSKENVWGRLTEYARPFQKQILGALFLLLLGTSAELAGPFLAKVMIDNHILAIQKPWYQLDEVPPQAAGQVASLNGTNYIREDVAAKTGLALDRINQKEVTVLTEGTTYYLVSGKVNPNTEKQFTPITPENGRERFEVTTKDQSGQKMTSTGIRLTAEEVKEMYQGDVLPIVWLSVGYGALILLSAGFNYVQILWLQKIAQRIIQQMRMKLFIHLQKLPVAFFDKTPVGALVSRVSNDTEAIRELYVSVLATFVQNGLYLIGILIALYLLQPELALFCFLTVPVLVLLVYVYQRYSSRYYAVIRAKLGDMNTTINEMIQNMTIVQAFRREKGVQKEFADVNEGYFKVRMKEINLESLLLRPAVDLIWKVSLTLIVWYYGSTSFHSAISFGALFAFVDYMGRFFEPINMIMNRLSQMQQATISAGRVFEIMDEMPEKKETGAQIERPRGEVVFDNVSFAYQGDDYILKNVSFTAQPGQTIALVGHTGSGKSSLMNLLLGFYPVTKGSILIDGQDMRQIDTHSLRSHVGLVLQDPFLFTGSIGFNIRMYKDTITDEEVKRAAKAVRADEFISKLPGGYDEPVVERGMTLSAGQRQLISFARALAADPAMLILDEATASIDSETELAIQEALHVLSKGRTTFIIAHRLSTIQHADQILVLSRGEIMERGTHDELMAQNGLYQKMYQLQQGSASVESA, encoded by the coding sequence ATGAGCAAAGAAAATGTATGGGGGCGTTTGACCGAGTACGCCAGGCCATTTCAAAAGCAAATACTGGGCGCGCTGTTCCTGCTCTTGCTGGGGACGAGTGCAGAGCTGGCGGGTCCTTTTTTAGCCAAGGTCATGATTGATAATCACATTCTGGCGATCCAAAAACCTTGGTATCAACTGGACGAAGTGCCACCACAAGCAGCGGGGCAAGTCGCCTCATTGAACGGTACGAACTATATTCGTGAAGATGTCGCAGCAAAGACGGGTCTTGCTTTGGACAGGATCAATCAAAAAGAAGTAACGGTACTGACTGAGGGCACGACCTATTACCTGGTGTCCGGCAAAGTGAATCCAAACACGGAGAAGCAATTCACCCCGATTACGCCAGAAAACGGCAGGGAACGCTTCGAGGTAACAACGAAGGATCAATCAGGTCAAAAGATGACCTCCACAGGCATTCGGCTGACCGCAGAGGAAGTCAAGGAGATGTATCAGGGGGATGTCTTGCCCATTGTTTGGCTGTCCGTAGGTTATGGAGCATTGATCTTGCTCTCAGCTGGTTTCAACTACGTCCAGATTTTGTGGCTGCAAAAGATCGCCCAGCGCATCATTCAGCAAATGCGGATGAAGCTGTTTATCCATTTGCAAAAGCTCCCGGTTGCCTTTTTTGACAAAACGCCAGTAGGTGCGCTTGTCTCCCGTGTGAGCAATGATACAGAAGCCATCCGTGAGCTGTATGTAAGTGTGCTCGCCACATTTGTACAGAACGGTCTTTACTTGATTGGAATCTTGATCGCGCTCTACCTTTTGCAGCCTGAGCTCGCCCTCTTCTGCTTTTTGACGGTGCCAGTGCTCGTCCTGTTAGTCTACGTGTATCAAAGGTACAGCTCTCGCTACTATGCCGTGATTCGCGCGAAGCTCGGTGATATGAACACTACGATCAATGAAATGATCCAAAACATGACGATCGTGCAGGCTTTTCGTCGGGAGAAAGGTGTACAAAAGGAGTTTGCTGATGTAAACGAAGGCTACTTCAAGGTGCGGATGAAAGAAATCAACCTCGAATCCTTGCTTTTGCGCCCAGCGGTGGATTTGATCTGGAAAGTTTCCTTGACCCTGATCGTCTGGTATTACGGCTCAACTTCCTTCCATAGCGCGATTTCCTTCGGGGCGCTTTTTGCTTTTGTCGATTACATGGGACGTTTTTTCGAACCAATCAACATGATCATGAATCGGTTGTCGCAAATGCAGCAGGCGACTATTTCGGCGGGACGTGTCTTCGAGATTATGGATGAGATGCCAGAGAAGAAAGAAACGGGTGCACAAATCGAGCGCCCGCGTGGAGAGGTTGTCTTTGATAACGTTTCTTTTGCCTATCAGGGTGACGATTATATCTTGAAAAACGTCTCCTTTACGGCTCAGCCTGGTCAAACGATTGCGCTGGTAGGGCACACCGGATCGGGAAAAAGCTCTTTGATGAATTTGCTGCTCGGGTTCTATCCGGTGACGAAAGGGAGCATTTTGATCGACGGACAAGATATGAGACAGATTGATACGCACTCATTGCGCAGTCATGTCGGTCTCGTTTTGCAGGACCCGTTCTTGTTTACGGGAAGCATTGGATTCAATATTCGTATGTACAAGGATACGATTACGGATGAAGAAGTGAAGCGGGCTGCAAAAGCCGTCCGTGCTGATGAATTCATTTCCAAGCTGCCGGGCGGTTATGACGAGCCAGTCGTCGAGCGAGGCATGACACTATCTGCCGGTCAACGCCAATTGATCTCTTTTGCACGTGCATTGGCTGCTGATCCCGCGATGTTGATCTTGGATGAAGCAACGGCAAGCATTGACAGTGAAACCGAGCTAGCCATTCAGGAAGCGTTGCATGTACTATCAAAAGGTAGGACGACATTCATCATTGCACATCGATTGTCGACGATTCAGCACGCCGACCAGATTCTTGTCTTGTCCCGTGGAGAAATCATGGAACGAGGTACCCATGATGAACTCATGGCGCAAAATGGTCTTTATCAAAAAATGTATCAGCTTCAGCAGGGGAGTGCTTCCGTAGAGAGTGCTTAG
- a CDS encoding GNAT family N-acetyltransferase yields MQTIQRIAINEDTYLKQLELADAEELFLLTDSNRESLMEWLPWLNYTKKVEDSRQFIQATIHQYNDNRGINYGIWYQGRLAGTVGVHTIDWINKKTSIGYWLGAQFQGKGLMTEAVATYLDVLIFGSWDLEKVTIQAATENYKSRSIPERLGFQLEGILRRNEFLYDHYVDHATYSLLKEEWLDWKADKKS; encoded by the coding sequence ATGCAAACGATTCAACGGATAGCCATCAATGAAGATACGTACTTGAAACAATTAGAATTAGCTGATGCTGAGGAGTTATTTTTGCTTACGGATTCGAACCGGGAAAGTCTTATGGAATGGCTGCCGTGGCTGAATTATACGAAGAAGGTAGAGGATTCTCGTCAATTCATCCAAGCGACGATCCATCAGTACAACGATAATCGCGGCATCAACTATGGCATTTGGTACCAAGGACGTCTGGCTGGCACAGTCGGCGTACATACGATAGATTGGATCAACAAAAAGACGTCCATTGGCTATTGGCTGGGTGCGCAATTTCAGGGCAAGGGTCTGATGACAGAAGCAGTGGCGACCTACTTGGACGTATTAATCTTCGGGTCATGGGATTTGGAAAAAGTAACGATTCAGGCTGCTACAGAAAACTATAAGAGCAGATCGATCCCGGAGCGATTAGGCTTTCAACTGGAAGGGATACTGCGCCGGAATGAATTCCTGTACGATCATTACGTGGATCATGCTACTTACAGCTTGCTAAAAGAGGAATGGCTTGACTGGAAAGCCGATAAAAAATCTTAG
- the mtnA gene encoding S-methyl-5-thioribose-1-phosphate isomerase, with the protein MTTSTQLAPVKWENDALVLLDQTRLPVETIYLNLTTSEQVWGSIRRLEVRGAPAIGMAAAYGLYLGIRGSEASNYDEFWQELNQQADYLGSSRPTAVNLFWALDRIKARVEKESGASIAELKASVLDEALAIQKEDAEVCRTIGEHLLTLLHDGMGILTHCNPGALATAAYGTATAPFYLAKERGWNLKVYADETRPVLQGARLTAFELQQAGIDVTLICDNMAAMVMSQGKVEAVIVGTDRVAANGDVANKIGTYGVAVLAKAHGIPFYVAAPLSSVDLETPTGADIPIEERPAEEITHGLGKQVAPDDIKVYNPAFDVTPAKYITAIVTETGIFKPEEIGNSKK; encoded by the coding sequence ATGACAACCAGCACCCAATTGGCACCTGTTAAGTGGGAGAATGACGCATTGGTCTTGCTTGACCAGACGCGTCTGCCAGTAGAAACGATCTATTTGAACTTGACCACCTCCGAGCAAGTATGGGGTTCCATCCGACGCTTGGAAGTCCGTGGCGCACCAGCGATTGGCATGGCGGCGGCTTACGGGCTCTACCTGGGCATTCGTGGCAGTGAAGCGAGTAACTACGACGAGTTTTGGCAGGAACTGAACCAGCAGGCAGACTACTTGGGCTCTTCCCGTCCGACAGCCGTGAATCTGTTCTGGGCGTTGGATCGCATCAAGGCTCGTGTTGAAAAAGAAAGCGGTGCGTCGATTGCCGAGTTGAAGGCGTCCGTGCTCGATGAAGCACTGGCGATTCAAAAGGAAGACGCTGAAGTATGCCGGACCATCGGAGAGCATTTGCTGACTCTGTTGCATGACGGTATGGGAATTCTCACGCACTGTAATCCAGGAGCATTGGCTACGGCAGCGTACGGTACGGCTACCGCTCCCTTTTATTTGGCAAAGGAACGCGGCTGGAACTTAAAGGTGTACGCGGACGAAACTCGTCCTGTCCTGCAAGGCGCTCGTCTTACTGCATTCGAATTGCAGCAAGCAGGGATTGATGTGACGCTGATCTGCGACAACATGGCGGCGATGGTGATGTCCCAAGGGAAAGTAGAGGCTGTCATCGTGGGTACAGACCGCGTAGCAGCGAACGGAGATGTCGCCAATAAAATCGGTACGTATGGGGTTGCGGTATTGGCAAAAGCTCACGGCATTCCTTTTTACGTGGCAGCTCCCTTGTCCTCCGTCGATCTGGAGACACCGACAGGCGCAGATATTCCGATTGAAGAACGTCCAGCCGAGGAAATTACCCATGGCTTGGGCAAACAGGTAGCTCCAGACGATATCAAAGTGTACAATCCTGCGTTCGATGTAACGCCTGCGAAGTACATTACAGCGATCGTCACGGAGACAGGCATTTTCAAGCCGGAAGAGATCGGCAATAGCAAAAAATAA